The stretch of DNA CACGTCCAAGTTCCCCTACACCCACGGCGCGGGCAGCCGGTCGGCGCTCCGCATCTCGCGCATCGTCTCCGAGACGTTCCGGCTGGGGCTCCCCGGCGTGCGGTGGTTCGTGATGGGCGACGACGACACGGTGTTCCTGCCGGAGAACCTGGTGCACGTGCTGTCGCAGTTCGACCACCGGCAGCCGTACTACATCGGGTCGCCGTCGGAGAGCCACATCCAGAACCTCATCTTCTCGTACGGCATggcgttcggcggcggcgggttcgcCATCAGCCGCGCGCTGGCGGCGGAGCTGGCCAAGATGCAGGACGGGTGCCTGCACCGGTACCCGGCGCTGTACGGCAGCGACGACCGCATCCACGCGTGCATGTCGGAGCTGGGCGTGCCGCTGACGCGCCACCCGGGGTTCCACCAGTGCGACCTGTGGGGCGACGTGCTGGGCCTGCTGGGCGCGCACCCCGTGGCGCCGCTGGTGACGCTGCACCACCTCGACTTCCTGGAGCCGGTGTTCCCGGCGACGCCGTCGCGGGCCGGGGCGCTGCGGCGGCTGTTCGACGGGCCGGTGCGGCTGgactcggcggcggtggcgcagcaGTCGGTGTGCTACGACCGGGCGCACCAGTGGACGGTGTCCGTGTCGTGGGGGTTCGCGGTGATGGTGGTGCGCGGGGTGCTGTCGCCGCGGGAGATGGAGACGCCCATGCGCAGCTTCCTCAACTGGTACAAGCGCGCCGACTACACGGCCTACTCCTTCAACACGCGGCCCGTGGCGCGGCAGCCGTGCCAGAAGCCGCACGTCTACTACATGCGGGGGAGCCGGATGGAGCGCCGCCGGAACGTGACGGTCACCGAGTACGAGCGCCACCGGGTGAAGCACCCCGCCTGCCGGTGGCGCATCGCCGACCCGGGCGCGCTGCTCGACCACATCGTCGTGCACAAGAAGCCCGACCCCGACCTCTGGAAGAGGGTGCGTGCCTGCTGTGGCCTGTGCTGCCTCTGCGGCGGCTGGCCTCTTCTTCTCGATCTATCAATTCTGGTGAATTAATTAGTATTTCTGATCAATCGTCCATCTTGCTGTCTTGGTGCGTGCAGTCGCCGCGGAGGAACTGCTGCAGGGTGGTGTCGTCGCCGAAGAAGGGCAAGGACCGGTCCATGACCATCGACGTCGGCGTGTGCAGGGACGGCGAGTTCGCCAAGGTCTAATTGGCTAGGTCAGCAGGGTCATTAATTATTTACATACATATATCAATAGATGGGAGCAGCGTCTTGGTCAGCCTAACGCCTAATTTCTTCTGCATCTGTGGCTTGCTTGATTTTGCAGTGGTGGGGTGGATTAGCAGAGGAATTAGCAGTGGCACGAGAGGGCCTAGTCGGAGCTCCAGTCCTCCTGCGGGTACCGGCCAGTAGCTCGATCGCTAGCTAGTCTCGGCTGACCGGGCTCGTCGTCAGGTCCGCATCGCATGATGATCACCGCGCGCGGCGACGGATGTGACAAGTGCTCGCTCCATTTTTGAGTTAGCTAGTAATCGCTATAGTGTAACGCGACACTCTGGATGATGCTTAACTACTTGTTGAGTAGAGTACGTGTGTTTGGCTAGTGATCTTAATTAGTACCCTACGTTTGATGTCATCATCCGCCGGGGACGGTTGGTGGTTAGCAAACGAAGGATGATCCATGCATCGACCGTGTCAGAGggaacaaaaacaacaaaatCTATACAGAGCTTAATTAGACGATATATATACATCTGTCAGAGTTCCTTTTGAATAGGGCTGGCAGGCATCAGGCGCCGGCTTTGCACCGTGTGGGCAAGGTAGACCTACCACATTATGTATAGTGTGCGGCTTTTTCAAGTTTTGCTGTCGTCTGGTCTTTCGCTAATTACAACGTAGCGTGTGCTAGCTATGTGTTGATGCGATTATAATTTGATTCCAAATGATTTGTTTGCACTTATCTACTTTTATTtttatcttaatacaatagtgttcAAAGAAGGTATCTCGTTTGCCGAGAGAGTATAGAAATTCTCAaattaatctaaaaaataaaaatttatacCGTTGAATTTTACAAAGATATAACGGTCTTGGCTAACTCAAAAAGTCTATATCAATATGATGGATAAATATAATATAATTtcgaaataaaaataataaaattagtaCTTGATCAAAGGGTCCTATCAAAGGGTCCTAGATGAATAAGATTATTAAAAATATAACtttagaattaaaaaaataaggaaatttaGACTTAACCAAAAAGCTCGTATCGAATACAGCTATTAAttaaattttggaattaaaaagtAAGAAAATTAGCACTTGACAAAAGAGTGCGCGcttgtttgggagggcttcaaaaacagctccggcttcAGCTAAAGCCCTCCCAAACAAGTTTTATTGGACCGACTTTAGTGGTGAAGCTGGTCATGAAGCCGTTTCCGTCTTCCACTGGCGTGGTGAAGTCGCAAAATTGTGGCTTCACCAGCTTGGTGGAAGCAAAGTCGGAATGGAGAAGTCGTTTTGCCAAATGTTTTCTCAAAACAGCTTCAACTCCACCAGTAAAGCCGCTCCACCAGTGAAGTTAGAAACGGAACCATTTTTGGAGGAACCGGAGCTCTCCCAAACAGGCCCTACATGTTGAATGCCATTAGTAAATAATTaaattcataatttaaaatagaaatacaatagtgttaaaagaagctaCTACGTTCACCGAGAGAGTTTAGAAATTCTCGCGTTAATCTAGGAAAGAGAAGAATTTACACCATTGGATTTTATAAAAATCTAACAGTCTTGGCTGACTCAAAAAGTCTATATCAAATACGATGGTTAAATAGAATATAATttcgaaataaaaaataataaaattagtaCATGAGTCCTATAGGAATACGATTAGGTGGTAGGCTCGATCGGCTCGGCTCATTGACAGCCCTTCCGCTCATGGCTCAGGGCTCAGCCGCTCAGGGTTTCAGGTTCATCTCCTCCCTTGCGcttcctttcccttctctctcggactctctctcctcccttctcttccttctctggcggcgacgactggccgagcggcgacgactgggcgaATGGCGGCGCCATTCGTCCTGTCTTCGCCCAGCCCTTTGCGGGCGACGAGCGCATCCTCCAGGTATGcccgccccttctctttccttctgctgtgcgagatggagcaccccaaaccctaacaaaactatcGTGTTCAGATCTGAATCCAGTTACAATATATATTGCCTACTAACTTCGATTTCGTTTGCAAAAATTATCGGGTGTACATGTGTACACCCCTGTCCTATGCTGGGTCCGCCACCTGGAGACAACCATTTTGCAGATGATTCCTAGTGCCACCTGGAGATTGGTGCTTTTCTATCTAGTGCGTTAACAAGAAACAGCATTGTTCCTCAAAACCAAAATTAGTGAATGCCACTTCCTCCTCCTACACATAGCTGTCCCTTTGCTTTGCTGAAGAATGAAGACCCTCCTGCACATGTGGCCATGGTGCCTGCTCTAATGCCATTAGCCTCAGAGTCACAGCTGCCTGCCTTGCTTCCAATTGGCCTTTTCCAGCCATTGTCGCTAGCAGCACTTCCTGACTCATCACTATTGATGCCGTGCCTCACACTGAAACTACCACTGTCTTCTTACCTTCCTGTGTCCCCGGTGGCAGAACTATCGCCACCAGTTTCCACTACATGTCACCCCTGCCTCTGGCCTTCCCTAACCCTGCCCCACTGCCTGTGAATCCTCCATTATAATCCTAATCGTAAATCTTGAACATTATACATTTGCCATGTGTTCAATGTGCAACTATCTAGCTAGGATTCAGTTGATTGCAAAAGCCTACATTTTTTTAAAGACCGGTGATGTGTAAGGATAACATTAATAACAGCATTGCAGATACATATTGGggaagggcgggcctggtgcagcggtagagcctaccgtctgtaaccggaagatCCCGAGTTCGAGCCTCAGCCTCTGCatatttgtgtgggtaaggcttggggcttaaagacaacccttccccagaccccgcacagtgcgggaagcctacggcactgggtacgcccttttatATGGATAGTACGATAGCTTGTAGTTCACATAAAAGTTGTCTGGAGAAAACCCATTGCTATGTTGCATTGCTTATCAATTATATGATTGCACACTTGGTTAGATTCACTAAAATGGTATTTCTCACTCATACTTGCTTGAGGTTCATCTTCCCACTTGTGAATTAGCATTCATTTTACTTATACCTCTAGGTTGattttgtttcctt from Panicum virgatum strain AP13 chromosome 9K, P.virgatum_v5, whole genome shotgun sequence encodes:
- the LOC120648057 gene encoding uncharacterized protein LOC120648057, producing MRGGGAGEKLHHHKEASNVTHGGAAVYGGAGKGAAKSSFLYGLFLYVVLPVLVLYFVVMAASQLYNPRCSLEGNVVSMAAGHFMVAAKQLNVSSLNASSSSSGGSPPPPPPAARVVTAEEAPTGLRHIVFGIGASASLWQSRKEYIKLWWRPGRMRGFVWMDRPVQEFYSKSSRTGLPAIMVSSDTSKFPYTHGAGSRSALRISRIVSETFRLGLPGVRWFVMGDDDTVFLPENLVHVLSQFDHRQPYYIGSPSESHIQNLIFSYGMAFGGGGFAISRALAAELAKMQDGCLHRYPALYGSDDRIHACMSELGVPLTRHPGFHQCDLWGDVLGLLGAHPVAPLVTLHHLDFLEPVFPATPSRAGALRRLFDGPVRLDSAAVAQQSVCYDRAHQWTVSVSWGFAVMVVRGVLSPREMETPMRSFLNWYKRADYTAYSFNTRPVARQPCQKPHVYYMRGSRMERRRNVTVTEYERHRVKHPACRWRIADPGALLDHIVVHKKPDPDLWKRSPRRNCCRVVSSPKKGKDRSMTIDVGVCRDGEFAKV